In Labrus mixtus chromosome 11, fLabMix1.1, whole genome shotgun sequence, a single window of DNA contains:
- the fbxl4 gene encoding F-box/LRR-repeat protein 4, whose amino-acid sequence MLTLLSMFYYICLRRRSRSGTRGEALTSRRAVESGQRAVLPVSVEVEQYAKEVLDFSSHYGSENSMSYTMWNLAGVPNVYPSSGDFTQTAVFRAYGKWWEQCASAPPPFRRTPKGFYSQDYIELGFEEPVYPTAVEVLETYYPGAIVQILACSHNPFSQNPPTDVRWEVLWSGEPTKVLTPQARQFAPNIKHINFPTNLLRLEVNSSLLDYYTELDAVILRGVKERPMLALYKMPVIDISDLSDSEEELSDVGGPFRQGDGKHQRTGNGYFDKLPYELIQLILSHLTLPDLCRLAQSCKLLHQHCCDPLQYTQLSLQSYWGRLSDASLGHLQSRCTLLQRLNLSWTGNRGALTLTGFSSFMKACGLSLVCLELSCCHFLNEACLEVISQTCPGLQELNLSSCDRLNPQAFTHISKLTRLRRLVLYRTKIEQTAILSILTFCIELRHLNLGSCVRIEDYDVVASMLAARCHSLCSVDLWRCRNLTDRGLAELVSGCRMLEELDLGWCPTLQSSTGCFQHLARSLPRLRKLFLTANRTVCDSDIEELAANCPSLQHLDILGTRLVSAGSLKKLLQACPKLLLLDVSFCSQIDMRVVQEISGLFPNVAIKKSFTQ is encoded by the exons ATGCTAACTCTCTTGAGCATGTTTTACTATATCTGTCTGCGGCGGCGCTCCAGGAGTGGGACTCGAGGTGAGGCTCTGACCAGTCGGCGCGCTGTGGAGTCCGGCCAACGTGCTGTGTTGCCGGTCAGTGTTGAGGTGGAGCAATATGCTAAGGAGGTTCTTGACTTCAGCTCCCACTATGGCAGTGAGAATAGCATGTCCTACACCATGTGGAACCTGGCTGGGGTACCAAATGTCTACCCCAGCTCCGGGGACTTCACTCAGACGGCTGTGTTCAGGGCTTATGGGAAGTGGTGGGAACAGTGTGCCAGTGCCCCGCCACCTTTCAGACGTACCCCTAAAGGCTTTTACAGCCAGGACTACATTGAGCTGGGCTTCGAGGAGCCAGTCTACCCAACAGCAGTGGAGGTGCTTGAGACTTATTACCCTGGAGCCATTGTCCAGATCCTAGCCTGCTCTCACAACCCCTTCTCCCAGAACCCACCCACTGatgtcag GTGGGAGGTGTTATGGTCAGGGGAGCCCACCAAGGTGCTGACACCCCAGGCTCGCCAGTTTGCCCCTAACATCAAGCACATTAACTTCCCCACCAACCTGCTGCGCCTGGAGGTCAACAGTTCCCTGCTGGACTATTACACTGAGCTGGATGCTGTTATCCTGCGGGGGGTGAAAGAGAGGCCCATGCTGGCCCTCTATAAGATGCCTGTCATCGACATTAGTGACCTGAGTGACAGCGAGGAGGAGCTGTCTGATGTAGGAGGGCCATTCAGACAAGGAGATGGCAAGCATCAGAGGACAGGGAATGGATACTTTGACAAACTGCCATACGAG CTCATCCAGCTGATACTGAGCCACCTGACCCTGCCAGACCTCTGCCGTCTGGCTCAGAGCTGTAAGCTGCTGCACCAGCACTGCTGCGACCCACTGCAGTACACCCAGctgagtctgcagtcctacTGGGGCCGGCTGAGTGACGCCTCCCTGGGACACCTGCAGAGTCGCTGCACCCTCCTCCAGAGGCTCAACCTGTCCTGGACCGGCAACCGCGGGGCTCTAACCCTGACTGGCTTCAGCAG CTTTATGAAGGCCTGTGGTCTCAGCCTGGTCTGCCTGGAGCTGTCATGCTGCCACTTCCTGAATGAGGCGTGTCTGGAGGTCATTTCGCAGACTTGTCCTGGGCTTCAGGAGCTCAACCTTTCCTCCTGCGACCGCCTCAACCCACAAGCCTTCACACACATCTCAAAACTCACACGCCTCCGAAGACTGGTGCTCTACAGGACCAAGATAGAG caaaCAGCTATTCTGAGTATCCTGACTTTCTGCATAGAGCTGAGACATCTCAACCTAGGGAGCTGTGTGAgg ATTGAGGACTATGACGTTGTGGCCAGTATGCTGGCTGCTCgctgtcactctctctgctcAGTGGACCTGTGGCGCTGCAGAAACCTGACCGACCGAGGCCTGGCTGAGCTTGTGTCTGGCTGCAG GATGCTGGAGGAGTTGGACTTGGGTTGGTGTCCCACTCTGCAGAGCAGCACTGGATGTTTCCAGCACCTCGCCCGCAGCCTTCCCCGCTTGCGCAAACTCTTCCTCACTGCAAACCGCACCGTCTGCGACTCAGACATAGAGGAGCTGGCCGCCAACTGTCCATCATTGCAGCACCTAGACATACTTG GTACACGGTTAGTGAGTGCTGGCTCACTGAAGAAACTCCTCCAGGCTTGTCCAAAACTTCTCCTCCTGGATGTCTCCTTCTGCTCCCAGATAGACATGCGGGTCGTCCAAGAAATCTCGGGACTCTTCCCAAATGTGGCCATCAAGAAGAGCTTCACTCAGTGA